Below is a window of Malania oleifera isolate guangnan ecotype guangnan chromosome 1, ASM2987363v1, whole genome shotgun sequence DNA.
ctcaagaaattattCACCaggttcttctttagattgaaagAAGTTTGGTAAGAACACAAGACCCAAGTAGTTGTATCAACAAGATTTCAGTATAACTTCAACAAGAGtgagtgagcaagaaagctttgagaattagagactttaATTGCTTGATTGCTTGTAGTTGTTGTTATGAAAATACTTTGGtattccatgtatttatagaattctaaaagtaattccttgttgcccaagtttacttgaagtagtTCCCAAGTAtttacaaagtttggagcccaagcaaacatttttgaagacttttcaacgttgctttatttgaaaatttacaaACGCCAGTCGCCTGACCAAAAGTGCCAGTCACCTATTACATTAAAAACTCAGCGTTTTTCAAAAGTCAATGCCCTGTCAGTCGCTTGACTACTGTCAATCACCTGAGAGTGTTTTGTGAGGCGTTAGTCACAGTTCTGTTTGTCTTTCCTAAAAGCCATATAATTTGTCAGTCGCCTGACGAAACCTAGTCAGTTGCTTGAGCATGCATTTTAATagtttttaagattttgtttctAAAAATTCTTAACTTTTAATCTTCAAATctttaatttgaaatttgaaaaatatgtttctcaaggttttaaaaataggtctctaagtccataatcatgcctaaagagcttcaaaagcatccgtattgattttaaattgaagtacttacttAAGACTTTCCTTAAGACTTAAACTCTCtaagtgtgaagtcttcatgtatatcttgctttgggtccatcttgactttgagcttcaaatttctttaagctttcataagatttgacAAACTTGATctgttgagctttcttttgatctcTTGTTTGGAATGTTGGCTATCAATACACTCTTGATCATTTAatgcttgattcctgaaacatcatcacttcaTCCAAGACATGTTAAtttcccttgattttttatcatcaaaataagattcgtaagccttgttaggccaacatatacCATGTAATATATAACCTTCTAGGAGGTTTTCTCCCCGAAACCCAACCCATACAAACTTctcaaattcaaaattcgaaaatcAATGCTGAATTACCGAGCCAAACCATCAACAATTTCGGACATATTGTCGATGGTTTAATACAAAGAGCAAACAATCGAAGTAAAGCACTAAAATAGTCAGTTGTTTCTTGTCATCCTgacaaaaccatcaacgatttcaagaaaatcgtcgacagtttgctCTAACAAACCTGTAGCAAACCACAATTGTtgttttctacaatgttttctcattgtacatgtgttccactcaacatatgagccacatattacaacattcctttgattttctttgttttaattttttgtgttttaataaaattaattgaaaaaGTAAAAAGGTAACAAAGTAGTTGGGTCTCCATGAAGATCATCATGCCCTTGCATAATTCATATGAAATACCTTTACAATAGATTTAAAATACTTAatcattttctaaaaatttataACAAGTTTTGTAAATCTACTACAGGCGGTCATCGCATATTATAGGCTAGTTAACTGGTTCAACCTAAGAGGTAGGGCACTCAACCGATCACCAAAGTGTGGTTGACCAGCCCCACGTCCTCTGTGGGCTTAGCCGgttaatttttaatattagtttcataaaaatatttttctaagggAAACATGTACATACACATATAATTGTGGTAACTGTTCCTAAAATAGGTGCTAATACGGTGCATAGCCGATTAATTTCCTATTTTAGGAAAttaacaggttaccttccttatCATGAATGCACTCTCAAATTaactcttaaaaataattttcctttatttttaaccttttcaaaactttaaaaaacaaaaacaaaaaaaaaatgtggtgAATCCACCGTTTTAAAAAAAAGGGGGTAAGTAAGGAAATCAATGGATCGGTTTTCTCTACTTTGTTTACAAAATGGTCACTGAACATGTTGGCTAAACAAACTAGATCTAATATCGACaacctcaaaaattaaaaattcactAGTGATCCTATGAGTAGGCCTTTGTGTTGACACATACTTGACAAAATTGTTTGTCTTCTTCACCTGAATATCTTGTTCTAAGTTGAGCTTGACCCAGTTCTAGGAAGTTTGGATTAGGACTTTAAAGCTCATAGTGTGAGAATGTGTGTATTGAGAGTGTGCTACTCTCTTCCATTTTCCTTAAGTTGTCACTTGATGGGAAGTTACAATAACACTAAAGAGAAGATGGGAATCTCTCCTTGTATTTATATAAAGTCCTAGGAGAAACCCTAGCTACACACAAGCCTACACAAAAGGTCCACACTAACCTAATCCATTGGTGCATATTGCTCCAAACAAAATATTTGATCACGTAACATCACAACCTTTATTTACACTTCAAAGGTTTGacatcaaatttaaattttattaaatacaCTATGGTGGTCCATAGAGTTCTAACaagaaaaacaaagagaaaaatggtcaaacataattttaaaaaaaaaaatcaactaataCTAAATAAGAATTCATTACAATCCACTATCCTAGCCTCAAGATCTTCCTCCAAAACTTCCATTAGCTTCAACAAATCAAGTCATCCACTTGCAAGCTCAAGCAAACATTCTTTTTCAATAGAGACAAGACTCTTTTCAAGTTGTTGAACCATGTATAGTAAAGAAAATGACCATATGTGACTAGAAGGATCATGAATTGATGTTATCTCAATCCTAGAGAGTAGGAAAGAGTTGTCAATGTCAATTGAGTTGTCATTTTGATCGTTAACactgcttaaaaaaaaaaatcatttcacTATCATAAGATATTTCTTCTTGAAACTTtatagtattttaaaaatttttaacaaTTTGGGATCGAGATTTCTTtactcaattaaaaaaataaaaaataaataataaataaataaatggaaacaAACTTAACTTTATTGTCTTCCATGACATGTAACCCCATCTTAGGTTCTACATGTTTAGTGTCATTGTTGTCAATTTAAGAATATTAAGTAATAATTGCAACACATAGAACGAGAAAACAAACAAAGGAagttcaaaaaattaaattatgggAGTAAGACATAATGATAACTAAGAtttttgtaaaataattaaaGTTAACTTTCAAAAAATTCACCAATCCCTATCCACTTTCAAGTTTATTttactaaataaaaaatatatatttgtgacatatatatataggatTCTTGGACTTCATAGAACCTTGCATCTTGTTTATCGTGCTAAAAACAAAGgatctaataaataaataaataagacgtcttagaaatttttttgaaagttCAATAGGTTTCTAATAGAGTTTCATCGTACTAAAAAGCAAATAATGTGAAAATAATGGTTATTTAGGGTTCGCATAAACCTAATTAAAGAAATTCAACTAGTAAACAAAATGAATAGCAATCATACCTTAGCGAAATaacaatttaaaaaatcttcATCACTTTTTTCCCTATTTTAATTAGCACCAATGCTAgcacactttttttttctttttatatatatattagtaacaTCACAAATAGGGCAGCAAATGAGTCAAGCTAAGCCGAGCTTTGGCGAGCTCGAGCCAAGACTGAGCTTGACTCGAGCTTAATTTTTTCTATTTGAGGTCAGCTCGTTTAGTATATATGCAACTTGAGTTCAGCTTGAGTTCAACTCGACTAAAGTTCATTTCACATATAAACAAGTCGAGCTTGAGTTCGAGCTCAAACTCGGCTCAATTGAAGCTCATTTCAAACTAATAAATAAACTAAGCCACTAccaattaaattaattgataattaataaatataatttgaaaagatatatttcaaagtaaaaaattttaaaaaatatatttaatgtgATTACTATTGAGTTTGTTTATGAGTTTAATATTGAGTTAGTTCACGAGCCtaatattaaattaattcatGAGTTACTATCGAACTAGTAAACGAGCTAATAAGCGACCTAACTCACTAAGTGGCTTGTTTAGGCTCGCAAGATGTTAAACGAGTTAGCTCGTGAATCAACTCGAACTTGACTCGTCTAGTTAACAAGTTTGAAATTTGAGTTCGAGTTCGACTCATTTAACTTAATAAACAAATTCAAGCAAGTCATTATCGAGTCAAGCAACAAATAGCTCATGAGTGGCTCAAATCATTTGCAGCCCTACTCACAAAGCACACCATTTATATTGTTAAAACATATAAgcatctttattttaaaaaattatcatttttcccattttttcaAGGTATGAGTAAAATtgttatgtgtgtgtatatatatatacaactctttttctttctttttttaaagaaagacgacacctccatttatttattaatataccctcacttttgatagaggaataccgtgattacaagataaGCAATGAGAGATAACATATAGAAAAAActtaaaggtctcccaaaaacaacaccaacatgcaaccaaaacaggactacaaATTCAAACAAATCAAAATAAGGACCTactaaccaataaaacatcacacgcatcaaaccaaataaaagaaaaaaaaacatatatcaaaagaaatcaactaaacatatctcatataagtcgtacccatcttatctagtttatatatatatatatatatataagtcccTAAAAATTAAGTATATCTGATTAGTTGGCTTTTACCAATCAATAACATTAATTATGCTAAAAAGCAAAATGTTGGAGCCATCATAATGCAATTGTTGCAACCAAAAAAAGAAAGGAATTGGGGTGATTAAGAGCCAACTGTTAGCACTACACCTTCAAGGGTGAGTTTGGTATAAACCTTGAGTTCAACAATTTAGATATACActtatcattaattaaatttttcaatGCGAGAtaaattcataaataaaattttactaGTATTGGTAGGATCAATTGCTTATTTTTCTCATGCCTATATTTTTAGGAACACATCTATGGACAACTGAAAATGTTTCCCTTGAACACATCCTAATCTAGTCAAATATATCTAACCAATTTAGATAATCCTTATTAGCCTCTATCATACTTAGTCCTCTCATTGTTAGCATGTTGGGAAAATTAACTTTATACCCAACTAGCTCAAATGATCCTTATTAGCCTCAGTCATACTTGATCCCCTCACTATTAGCATGAGAATTAACTTTACACCTCAACTTTACGATATTGTTAGGACTGAAAAATTCTCATGGCAAGCTTGATATACTTTAGTAAGCATCAaattgacccaaaagtttaaaccttTAGGTTTTGGATCTAACCATGCATATAAGTACCCATCAtccatttaatttttcaatgtgaggCAAACGCACATgatacaagtggaattctcaataatctcTCCATCACTTATGAGTTTGAACCACACATGCATGACCACTCAAGTCcaattctatttttcatgtttcaaTCCTATTTGAATCCATATGCCCAtcttagatgatccttattagtCTTGTCAAACAATCATTCCTCCAACTGTTAATGGTGGAGTTGATATGTATGGGTGAACAATAATACAATTACAAAGGTTAAATCGTTAGGTCTTTGGTCTAACAATATACATAAGCATCCGTCATTCACTCAAATTTTTTAATGTATCAcaaacttaaaagtaaaattctCAACACCAACATTGATGAAAAACGGTCATTAATACTTATATTCAATTACCTAGGCATGACAAAAATGATTTGAAGAAAGTGAGAAAGCCTCTATAATGACTGCAATTTATGACTCTAAAAATAGTGGGGGTGCATTAATGTGTTTAATTCCTAATGAAACTAAGATGCTTATGATGACGTGGAATATGAATTGTCTCCTAACgttgccaaaaaaaaaatgactattaGCATCACTAAGTTTTGACTCATTAAATTAatgaatctataaaaaaaaaatttgttattaaATTGAATCTTGATCTCCCCCAAAAGTCGAGCACGAGACAACCGTGCACTAAGCTCAAGGCTGAAGTTCTTTTGACGACATTTATTACTCGATATTACTAAAAATGTGTTTTGAAGGACATCGACATTTAATATTAGACTAAAGAAACTTATATTGACattcattttttcaatttttttttttttcagtattgAACAAACCTAATTTTATATCAAAACATGAACTCGTGAATATTTGATTTGCTCTAAAAAATTGAATGATATAATCATGCGCACACAACTCATTAATTCTACTGGtcataataaatattatatgaaGCCACATAAGCAATGCTTTGTTTCAAAACATGAGGTCATGAAAATCAGATTTATACTAAAAACTTGCAGAATATTAATTTGCTTGTAACAATAAATATTGCGAAAACAGATAAGCATGACATAAGGTCTTAAAATAAATTCATttcgatttttttatttttattttttaaaacatgaaatttaaattttaaatttgtttataaTCTAGAACCAATGTCCTAAAATACTAAGGTCGTTACCCGTTAGCACCTTGCATTGGGACCCCGACCCAAAAGCCATAACGGCAGGTGCTTTCTGTGGGTAATTTAATAGGTTAATGCCTGTGAATGGGTGATTGATTGACATAGGCAGTGATGTGGGTAAACCCGACCCGTTGACATCCATTCCAAATTCCAACGGGTATGTCGACCCATTTTGACTTTCCCTTTTTGCCCTTATGGGGAAACATACAAATTGGTGGGCAGTGCCGCGAGAGATCCGGCGTGTGAGAGTTCGAGTGTGTTTCTGATGCTGAGCAGCGAGCGCACACTTGGCAAAACGCACGTGCGTTTGACCCCTCACGGACTCAGAACCTTCGATTGCCCTAAtttctctgttctctctctctctctctctctgttccgGGAATCGAATGAGCTTATCAAGAAATGATCAACTGGAATTCTCAGGGATTAAGGAACTAGGAAGCTGAAGTCAAATTTAATTGCGGGGTTCTTCGGATCAGGTTGGATCTGGTTTCTTTAATTTGGTTCCCTTGTTTGAGTCCGTGCTGGTAGTTCTTTCTTTCTTGAGTTTTTGTTTCCTGATCAAATTCCAAGAAAAGGGTTTAGGTGAACTGGGATTTTACTTCTGAATCTAAAGTTTGTTTTTTTCTTGGTGGTGTTTCTGTTTTCTTGTTTATTTTTCTTGGAATCGAGTTGAAGTGAAACTGGTGTGTCATTGTTCTGCGTGAATTTCGGTGTTTGTTTGGAAGAGCTGAATGATCGTTTAGAAGAATGAACTTCGGAAGTGCTGTTTTGAACTCAATTACTTTGTggattttgtttcttttttcgTTTCAGAATTAAATAATCCAAGCTTATTTTGGCGGCCGTCGTTGACCCTTTTGACTGATATTTTAGTTGCTGACAGTtatttaggaattagggttttgagtattTGGACTTTGAAGTGGGATATTTCCCGTGGGATTTCTTGGGTGTGGTTGAGAATTTGATTTCGATGATTGTGAAGAATTCGGGAATCAAAATGTCGGGGGATCGGCATTCCCCTCGAATTAATACTTTCCTGATAAAAGCTGAGATTGAAATGAAGCTTGGGCGCCATAATGCGGATAAATACTTTGATCTCTTGAATGCATTTTTGAGTCTTAAGATGAGCAAATCTGAGTTTGATAAGCGCTGCATTGGCACAATAGGGAGAGAAAATCTCTACCTTCATAATTGCCTTATTAGATCAATTATAAAAAATTCTCGCTTATCTAAGACTCCCCCACCAAAAGAGAGCAAAGTAGAAGATTCCTTCAATTCTAAAATCGCAAATGGGTATCAAAGAAGCTGTCTTCAGTCACTCTGTAGAGACGTGTTTCCCCAGTCACCGCGAAAAGGAAGAACTCCAAATATTCGCGATCGTAAGTTCCGGGATCGACCGAGTCCTCTTGGGCCTCATGGCAAGATACATAGTGTTGCATGTGAAGATTCAGTCCCTAAAGTTCAAGAACAACAAAGTGCTACTGAGCTTCTTTCTGTCAGCAGCAGGCCTCCACGTGAAATTATCTCAGTGGAAGATGGGGAAGAAGTTGAGCAGATTGCTGAAAGCCCAAGCATTCGTAGTAGAAGCCCTGTTAGAGCTCCTCTTGGCATTCCTATGAACTTAAAAGTGAAACGAAAATCACTCATTAATGGAGCAGCATCTACTCTGGACACTTGTCATAGCTGTGGTGAGCTACCTGATTCCACTTCTTTAAGGTACAGATTAGAGCAGAAGTTGGAGATGGAGGGTTGCAAGATCTCGGCGGATTGCATTAACATATTGAACCATAGCCTGAATGTTTTCCTGAAGAGGCTGATAAAGCCCTGTTTGGAATCAGCCAGTTCGAGAGCTGGAAACAAAAACTTAAACCAAGTTGGTGATCAGGTCATTCCCCGTTTGAGTGGAATGGGGCCAGCAAGTTATGTACAAAAACCAACTGGGTCTGTTTATGCGTCCATGTTAGACTTCCGGGTTGCAATGGAGTTGAATCCGGTGTTGCTGGGAGAGGATTGGCCATCACAACTTGAGAAGATTTCTTTGCGTGCATCAGAAAAATAAACTGAAACGTAGTAGCAGATGGTCTGGATGAGAACTTGATccaggtttttttatttttattttttataaataatgcaacatcattatgattttaaaatctAACATTGACATTGACCTCACAGTTTTTATATGCGCTGCAGAATTAGGAAAGTAGTCAATGCTATGGAAAATTTTGGGTAGAGATGAATAGGATGTAAATAAATCTTAGCATTAATTATTTGAGGCAGTGCACCTCTTAACTTGTAAAAATCTGGTTATAATAGATAGCTGAGTTGTCTTCTTAAACTATACGTATAGTTTGTTAATTTCCTTAGCATTTTTCAATAAAGCTTATCTTTGGATTTGCACCTTTACTGTATATTTGGAGCTTAATGAGCTGTTTTTGTTGACATGATGtctttcaactatttttttttttatttccccgccaacctcttttttttttttttctaatgtcTCTCCTAGACATGCGCGTGCGCGCGCACACACGTATTGCAAGTATTATATGGCAGTCATCAGTATTGAATTAATTCACTGGACCAATAAGCGGTGTTTGTGCATAGTATGTTAGtgaaattatttcatttttttttcaactaTTCGAAAACAGAAATCATTTTTTTAAGAATTATATATTCACCATAAAAGGGTCCTCCATGAAAATAAAGGTGTTATTCATTAATTCACTCTCCTTGTTTTGTTTTCCTTAtttctgttttttcttttttttcttttttgtgtggATTTTTTAGTGTACTATGAAGACATTCCTAGACTTAGATGTATGGAATTTGACATAATACTAAGCCGCTGTCCAACCATTCACTTCCCCAagtgctcatttttttttttttttttttatacttctTATTTTGTGAGGTTGAGGGCGAGTCTTGGTCCAAAGATCAGGGTATTACACTCACACAGTGACCCCAAACCTAAGAGTCACAGGTTCAATTCAAAGAAATAGCATCTCCAAAATGTCAATAAAGACTGCGTAGATCTTGCTCTTGCCATACTCCTGTTATTATTTAGGAGCCTTGTGCACTAGGTATTACATTTTTGTATTTTGTAAAGGTGCCTAAATGATTTGTTATGAAATATGATGGGCCTGCTTACTTGAGACGATTGTATTAAAGTCATTTGCAATTTGGATGCCTTTATTTTATGAATAAAAGTTGATCTTCTTTTcttgatattgagaaaaatataaatatgttgaTTATCAAGAGTCAAAATCTTGGTTGTCTTTTTAAGATTCCTATTAAATGAGACTTGAAAGTGGgtagtatttttgaaatttcttgaaTCCCATGAGATGTTCCAAAGCAGATCATTCcaaacaattaataataatttgagATAGGATTGTTTTTATTGGTGCTGAAATTTTAATGCGATGTTCAAAGTCTTAAGAATCTTGCGATCATGACACATGGTTTTGATGTATGATTCTGACTTGGAGGGAACTTGGTTAACATGGATTTGACTAAGGAGATGTCATGGAGATGGTTTTAGTATGTCTTTGTGACATTGTGGTGGATCCAGATAGTGCTTATGGTGGTGTTCTCGAACTTAAGATGCATGATAAGATCCATGGGGATTAGTCATATGTGAACGAGAATGCTTTGGAGACTTTACTTTTGTGAGAACACTAAGTTAGCAGCCTATCAACCCCCATTATCCTATTGGGTACTAAGTTAGCACCCTGAGTGCTCAAGGGCGATCTCTTGGCATCCTCGAGGGGTGTCCTGGACTTATGTGTGGGATTGGATTGAACTTGGTGTAGTCTTGCTGCCACATGGGTGTGAGATTTCTGGACACTTTAGGCAGATAAGGCAAGGGTGATATTTTTTGGCCTTGGAGATTTGCACGTCCATGACTCAATGCTACAAAAGACAAATGTTGATATATATTCACCTACTTTGTGAATCAAAATGGGCTGATACTCATTTCTTAATTAATATAACCAAATCAGCATGAGCACAAGGTTTGTTATTTTTTGAACTATACAACTTAAGGTTTGTTGAACTATGTATTCAGCTTCCATTTCAGCTCTCAGTTTTTTTCCATTCTAAGGCTACACTATGTGTGCTTAAATGGgtttgagaatgaaatggaatAGCCATTCCCAATTGGGCATGTGGATTTCATCTGCCTGAATGTATTGCTATTCTTATTGGGCGGCATTTCTATGGGCActttaaaaaatgagaaaaaaaaaaaaaaaaaaaaaaaaaaaagaaaaaaaaaaaaagaaagagaaaaggcaTGTGGATTTGCTCCCAGGACTCATTGCAGAAACCATTATATCATCTTGCATGTAACCATCCCAAGCTTTGCCTCCATATGTACACCATCTTCAAGCACCACCATTGTCATGCCCATCGCCGTCATCACCATAGCCACACTGCTGCTGTTGACATAATCATAAGATTCATAACCACTCTGCTGGTGCTAATCCTGCGACACTTGTGCATCACCCTTGCCGCTGCCATCCTTGTAGCTACACCACTACTGCCATTGATCGACTCCACCATCATTTTGTTGCAACTGCCATGGGAACACATATGACTACTGCTGCCGACCGCCATCTTATATTGCTGCCATCATGATCATCATAGCACAACCATAGCCAAGGAATGTTTGCATTTTAACattaaaaatatttccaaatcaCTGGCACACTATGTCAGCAAACTGGCTGGAAAACACCAATTCATTAACTACATACAGATTGGCCGCTGGGGCACATTAATTGAGTGGATGTGAGTCCTTCAAATGATTGAAATCATATGTTTTGTTGGGGACATTTTGGAAAATTTACTATGAGTCAAGTTCGTTTCAACATTTAAAGGATTAAAAGCTAGAATGGAATgaatattcttttcattttcattctGTTCAAGCGAAGCAAATGCAACCTAACATATTGCAGTTTTTTGATTGATTGTTGAAATGATCCTTTAAATAAGTGGGTGCAACTGGAATTTTTGTTGTAATTTGATAAGTGTTATTTTGAGGGTTGAAAAATGATAATATTGGTGCATTTCAGAGCTCTCTAGAACTAGAGCGACCCTGATTTTGTGTTTTATGCAACATATGATAATGTTATAATATGGAGTTGTTTAAGTGCAGGGCCATTAAAGTTTTAGTGTAATTATACAGAAATGACAGTACGGGATTAACATTATTTTTTACATGAAATTTTACTTTGAAGATCTTACCATCATTTTTGTGGTGGCTGCCATTTTCTGTGCCCTATTCAGGATGATGGGTTTTTGCTTTTGGACGCTATAAAAAAGACAATGGGGCCTTTAAGTTTTTGTGGGGTGTGCTACTGTTTACGTAGTGTTTCTACAGCATCTTCACATTTATCTTCCAGCCTATATCAT
It encodes the following:
- the LOC131152589 gene encoding uncharacterized protein LOC131152589, with product MIVKNSGIKMSGDRHSPRINTFLIKAEIEMKLGRHNADKYFDLLNAFLSLKMSKSEFDKRCIGTIGRENLYLHNCLIRSIIKNSRLSKTPPPKESKVEDSFNSKIANGYQRSCLQSLCRDVFPQSPRKGRTPNIRDRKFRDRPSPLGPHGKIHSVACEDSVPKVQEQQSATELLSVSSRPPREIISVEDGEEVEQIAESPSIRSRSPVRAPLGIPMNLKVKRKSLINGAASTLDTCHSCGELPDSTSLRYRLEQKLEMEGCKISADCINILNHSLNVFLKRLIKPCLESASSRAGNKNLNQVGDQVIPRLSGMGPASYVQKPTGSVYASMLDFRVAMELNPVLLGEDWPSQLEKISLRASEK